A genomic region of Raphanus sativus cultivar WK10039 chromosome 6, ASM80110v3, whole genome shotgun sequence contains the following coding sequences:
- the LOC108806646 gene encoding uncharacterized protein LOC108806646 isoform X2, with product MGNTSSMLTQYDIEEVQSHCHDLFEQQEILSLYQRFCQLDRNSKGFISSDEFLSVPEFAMNPLSLRLLKMVDGLNFKDFVAFLSAFSAKASLRQKVKLIFQVYDSDCNGKVSFRDIMEVLRDLSGSFMSDEQREATPMTLS from the exons ATGGGGAACACATCCTCCATGCTGACTCAATACGACATTGAAGAAGTCCAGAGCCATTGTCACGATCTAT TTGAGCAGCAGGAGATACTCTCTCTGTATCAGAGGTTTTGCCAGTTAGATCGTAACTCAAAGGGATTTATATCTTCTGATGAGTTTCTCTCTGTCCCTGAGTTCGCCATGAACCCACTCTCTCTCAGGCTGCTTAAGATGGTTGATGGTTTGAACTTTAAGGATTTTGTCGCCTTCTTGTCTGCTTTCAGTGCCAAGGCTAGTCTTCGACAAAAGGTTAAAC TGATCTTTCAAGTCTATGATTCTGACTGCAACGGGAAGGTCTCCTTTAGAGATATCATGGAAGTGTTGCGCGACTTGTCGGGGTCATTCATGTCTGATGAGCAAAGAGAG GCTACACCAATGACTCTTTCTTAA
- the LOC108806646 gene encoding uncharacterized protein LOC108806646 isoform X1, whose translation MGNTSSMLTQYDIEEVQSHCHDLFEQQEILSLYQRFCQLDRNSKGFISSDEFLSVPEFAMNPLSLRLLKMVDGLNFKDFVAFLSAFSAKASLRQKVKLIFQVYDSDCNGKVSFRDIMEVLRDLSGSFMSDEQREQVLSQVLNEAGYTNDSFLTLEDFIKVFGCCKPEMDVEIPVD comes from the exons ATGGGGAACACATCCTCCATGCTGACTCAATACGACATTGAAGAAGTCCAGAGCCATTGTCACGATCTAT TTGAGCAGCAGGAGATACTCTCTCTGTATCAGAGGTTTTGCCAGTTAGATCGTAACTCAAAGGGATTTATATCTTCTGATGAGTTTCTCTCTGTCCCTGAGTTCGCCATGAACCCACTCTCTCTCAGGCTGCTTAAGATGGTTGATGGTTTGAACTTTAAGGATTTTGTCGCCTTCTTGTCTGCTTTCAGTGCCAAGGCTAGTCTTCGACAAAAGGTTAAAC TGATCTTTCAAGTCTATGATTCTGACTGCAACGGGAAGGTCTCCTTTAGAGATATCATGGAAGTGTTGCGCGACTTGTCGGGGTCATTCATGTCTGATGAGCAAAGAGAG CAAGTACTGAGCCAGGTTTTGAACGAAGCAGGCTACACCAATGACTCTTTCTTAACACTGGAGGATTTCATTAAG GTCTTTGGATGTTGTAAACCGGAGATGGACGTTGAAATTCCTGTGGATTAG
- the LOC108806645 gene encoding protein SCAR1 isoform X1 → MPLVRVEVRNVYGLGKTELHRDVDREDPKAILDGVAVSGLVGILRQLGDLTEFATEIFHGIQEEVILTASRSNKLKMRLKQIEATVPSIQKAVLAQTNHIQFAYTGGLEWHPRIPNVQDYFVCDDLPQFIMAPYDDCRDPPRLHLLDKFDINGPGSCLKRYTDPTHFKRSSRASKLPEIKKKKSLPRSRDISRVVSMANQSDRKTLTSLSFGGRTSSSRTASTMETESKSDLQDQHSFSFDSRSGGEKLKGVFTASRFTPGPRTIASVLSESESEDENDDSPSQELTTRGSSCVSWHEKAEIVEADALKRAADEAHEVMETNAEPDSGLKERREVETVQDIKPREVEMDSEDETESEEDDFVDALYTIDSESDNDQEVQKQFSNEITEEEFDNYVCEQETDNISNNSGLDDEAMCAAASDLHLSSPVSKPDEMILQDPWEALDISNGTTRSYSNGFSNPLYDTNGVQENQESEDESSCDNGEEETKLWTNGNLLGLKPSKPEIVEETIRETDAETLQEPLREANKAAFDWFTSSPQLDHMKVSFTPSETLPSSVLKLKLPDEYTFSSFQLVPETTADAASLPDSDSDKDTFCRTSSYVSENSDNHSVSISEQQSEDERKSQQELYDDSFQRINAEASALSAPSSEFETSDGYLAGKISYLQNPAEPLPPPLPPLQWMVSKIPSGRFEDNNKQSFKDTLTRALEQGSSLSTAKKEESNNVVAYDPKPDNNKQSFKDTLTRALEQRDSLSTAKKEESNRVIAYDPKPDNNKQSFKDALTRALEQRGSLSTVKKDAPKPYNNVQQKNNVRDCKQGNGNAKETEAEDFLHQIRTKQFTLRRVVTAKASSSVATMNTNFSTILEKANSIRQAVASDDGDGESDTWSDSDT, encoded by the exons ATGCCGCTTGTCAGGGTCGAAGTGAGGAACGTCTACGGTTTAGGCAAAACAGAGCTTCACAGAGACGTCGACCGTGAAGACCCAAAAGCTATTCTCGACGGCGTCGCCGTTTCTGGACTCGTTGGAATCTTGCGTCAACTCGGTGATCTCACCGA GTTTGCAACAGAGATCTTCCATGGGATACAAGAAGAAGTTATACTTACAGCTTCAAGAAGCAATAAACTAAAGATGAGACTGAAGCAGATAGAAGCTACTGTTCCTTCCATCCAGAAGGCAGTGCTTGCACAAACAAACCACATACAATTTGCTTACACTGGAg GTCTTGAGTGGCATCCTCGTATACCAAATGTGCAAGATTACTTTGTTTGCGACGACTTGCCACAGTTTATCATGGCTCCATATGATGATTGCCGTGACCCTCCACGGTTGCACTTGCTAGACAA ATTTGATATAAATGGTCCAGGGTCTTGTCTCAAACGATACACTGATCCTACTCATTTCAAAAGATCGTCAAGAGCTTCTAAACTTCCAGAGATtaag AAGAAGAAATCTCTGCCTAGGAGCCGAGATATATCTCGTGTTGTCTCAATGGCTAACCAGAGTGACAG GAAGACTTTGACTTCTTTAAGCTTCGGTGGACGAACCTCTTCCTCTAGAACTGCATCTACTATGGAAACTGAGTCCAAATCTGACTTGCAAGACCAACATTCTTTCTCTTTTGATTCAAGAAGTGGTGGAGAGAAACTGAAGGGGGTGTTTACTGCTTCAAGGTTCACACCAGGTCCCCGGACCATTGCTTCAGTTCTGTCTGAAAGTGAAAGCGAAGATGAAAATGATGATAGTCCTTCTCAAGAGCTAACAACTCGTGGCTCTTCCTGCGTTAGTTGGCACGAGAAAGCTGAGATAGTGGAAGCTGATGCCCTGAAACGTGCAGCAGATGAAGCTCATGAAGTAATGGAGACAAATGCTGAACCGGACTCAGGACTGAAAGAACGTAGAGAGGTTGAAACTGTCCAAGATATCAAACCGAGGGAAGTGGAAATGGACAGTGAAGATGAAACTGAAAGCGAAGAGGACGATTTTGTTGATGCGCTTTACACCATTGATTCAGAATCTGACAATGACCAAGAGGTTCAGAAGCAATTCTCCAATGAGATTACAGAAGAAGAGTTTGATAACTATGTGTGTGAGCAAGAAACAGATAATATTTCTAACAACTCTGGTCTAGACGATGAGGCAATGTGTGCTGCAGCATCGGATCTACATTTATCATCACCGGTGAGTAAACCTGATGAGATGATTCTTCAAGATCCATGGGAGGCTTTAGATATAAGCAATGGTACTACTCGTAGCTATTCCAATGGCTTCTCAAATCCATTGTATGATACTAATGGTgttcaagaaaatcaagaatcAGAAGATGAGAGTTCTTGTGACAACGGAGAAGAAGAGACTAAGTTATGGACTAATGGAAATCTTTTGGGACTGAAGCCATCGAAGCCGGAGATTGTAGAGGAAACTATCAGAGAGACTGATGCTGAAACCTTGCAAGAGCCCTTGAGAGAAGCTAACAAGGCTGCTTTTGACTGGTTTACTTCATCTCCTCAACTTGATCACATGAAAGTATCTTTCACTCCCTCAGAAACCTTGCCGAGTTCCGTACTGAAGCTGAAACTCCCAGATGAATATACGTTTTCGTCCTTTCAGTTGGTGCCAGAGACTACTGCTGATGCTGCTTCACTTCCTGATTCTGATTCAGACAAGGATACTTTCTGTAGAACCTCTTCTTACGTTTCAGAAAACAGTGATAACCACTCTGTGTCAATCTCTGAGCAGCAGTCagaagatgaaagaaaaagCCAACAAGAGCTTTATGATGATTCTTTCCAAAGAATCAATGCTGAAGCTTCTGCTCTCTCAGCTCCATCTTCAGAGTTTGAAACATCAGATGGTTACTTAGCTGGAAAGATCTCTTACCTCCAGAATCCAGCTGAGCCTTTACCCCCACCTCTCCCTCCGTTACAGTGGATGGTTTCTAAGATACCATCAGGGAGATTCGAGGATAACAACAAGCAGTCTTTTAAGGACACTCTCACACGCGCATTGGAACAGGGAAGTTCTTTATCTACAGCCAAGAAAGAAGAATCAAACAATGTGGTTGCTTATGATCCTAAACCAGATAACAATAAACAGTCTTTTAAGGACACTCTCACACGCGCACTGGAGCAGAGAGATTCTTTATCTACGGCCAAGAAAGAAGAATCAAACAGAGTCATTGCTTATGATCCTAAACCAGATAACAACAAGCAGTCTTTTAAGGATGCTCTCACACGTGCATTGGAGCAGAGAGGTTCTTTATCTACAGTCAAGAAAGATGCTCCTAAACCATATAACAAC GTACAACAGAAGAACAATGTGAGGGACTGTAAGCAAGGTAATGGTAACGCAAAAGAGACAGAAGCTGAAGACTTCTTACATCAAATCCGAACAAAA CAATTTACCTTGAGACGTGTGGTCACAGCAAAGGCATCATCATCTGTAGCTACGATGAACACCAACTTCAGCACGATTTTAGAGAAGGCAAACTCCATCAGACAG GCTGTTGCAAGCGACGATGGAGATGGCGAAAGCGATACATGGAGCGATAGCGACACATGA
- the LOC108806645 gene encoding protein SCAR1 isoform X2 — protein MPLVRVEVRNVYGLGKTELHRDVDREDPKAILDGVAVSGLVGILRQLGDLTEFATEIFHGIQEEVILTASRSNKLKMRLKQIEATVPSIQKAVLAQTNHIQFAYTGGLEWHPRIPNVQDYFVCDDLPQFIMAPYDDCRDPPRLHLLDKFDINGPGSCLKRYTDPTHFKRSSRASKLPEIKKKKSLPRSRDISRVVSMANQSDRKTLTSLSFGGRTSSSRTASTMETESKSDLQDQHSFSFDSRSGGEKLKGVFTASRFTPGPRTIASVLSESESEDENDDSPSQELTTRGSSCVSWHEKAEIVEADALKRAADEAHEVMETNAEPDSGLKERREVETVQDIKPREVEMDSEDETESEEDDFVDALYTIDSESDNDQEVQKQFSNEITEEEFDNYVCEQETDNISNNSGLDDEAMCAAASDLHLSSPVSKPDEMILQDPWEALDISNGTTRSYSNGFSNPLYDTNGVQENQESEDESSCDNGEEETKLWTNGNLLGLKPSKPEIVEETIRETDAETLQEPLREANKAAFDWFTSSPQLDHMKVSFTPSETLPSSVLKLKLPDEYTFSSFQLVPETTADAASLPDSDSDKDTFCRTSSYVSENSDNHSVSISEQQSEDERKSQQELYDDSFQRINAEASALSAPSSEFETSDGYLAGKISYLQNPAEPLPPPLPPLQWMVSKIPSGRFEDNNKQSFKDTLTRALEQGSSLSTAKKEESNNVVAYDPKPDNNKQSFKDTLTRALEQRDSLSTAKKEESNRVIAYDPKPDNNKQSFKDALTRALEQRGSLSTVKKDAPKPYNNKNNVRDCKQGNGNAKETEAEDFLHQIRTKQFTLRRVVTAKASSSVATMNTNFSTILEKANSIRQAVASDDGDGESDTWSDSDT, from the exons ATGCCGCTTGTCAGGGTCGAAGTGAGGAACGTCTACGGTTTAGGCAAAACAGAGCTTCACAGAGACGTCGACCGTGAAGACCCAAAAGCTATTCTCGACGGCGTCGCCGTTTCTGGACTCGTTGGAATCTTGCGTCAACTCGGTGATCTCACCGA GTTTGCAACAGAGATCTTCCATGGGATACAAGAAGAAGTTATACTTACAGCTTCAAGAAGCAATAAACTAAAGATGAGACTGAAGCAGATAGAAGCTACTGTTCCTTCCATCCAGAAGGCAGTGCTTGCACAAACAAACCACATACAATTTGCTTACACTGGAg GTCTTGAGTGGCATCCTCGTATACCAAATGTGCAAGATTACTTTGTTTGCGACGACTTGCCACAGTTTATCATGGCTCCATATGATGATTGCCGTGACCCTCCACGGTTGCACTTGCTAGACAA ATTTGATATAAATGGTCCAGGGTCTTGTCTCAAACGATACACTGATCCTACTCATTTCAAAAGATCGTCAAGAGCTTCTAAACTTCCAGAGATtaag AAGAAGAAATCTCTGCCTAGGAGCCGAGATATATCTCGTGTTGTCTCAATGGCTAACCAGAGTGACAG GAAGACTTTGACTTCTTTAAGCTTCGGTGGACGAACCTCTTCCTCTAGAACTGCATCTACTATGGAAACTGAGTCCAAATCTGACTTGCAAGACCAACATTCTTTCTCTTTTGATTCAAGAAGTGGTGGAGAGAAACTGAAGGGGGTGTTTACTGCTTCAAGGTTCACACCAGGTCCCCGGACCATTGCTTCAGTTCTGTCTGAAAGTGAAAGCGAAGATGAAAATGATGATAGTCCTTCTCAAGAGCTAACAACTCGTGGCTCTTCCTGCGTTAGTTGGCACGAGAAAGCTGAGATAGTGGAAGCTGATGCCCTGAAACGTGCAGCAGATGAAGCTCATGAAGTAATGGAGACAAATGCTGAACCGGACTCAGGACTGAAAGAACGTAGAGAGGTTGAAACTGTCCAAGATATCAAACCGAGGGAAGTGGAAATGGACAGTGAAGATGAAACTGAAAGCGAAGAGGACGATTTTGTTGATGCGCTTTACACCATTGATTCAGAATCTGACAATGACCAAGAGGTTCAGAAGCAATTCTCCAATGAGATTACAGAAGAAGAGTTTGATAACTATGTGTGTGAGCAAGAAACAGATAATATTTCTAACAACTCTGGTCTAGACGATGAGGCAATGTGTGCTGCAGCATCGGATCTACATTTATCATCACCGGTGAGTAAACCTGATGAGATGATTCTTCAAGATCCATGGGAGGCTTTAGATATAAGCAATGGTACTACTCGTAGCTATTCCAATGGCTTCTCAAATCCATTGTATGATACTAATGGTgttcaagaaaatcaagaatcAGAAGATGAGAGTTCTTGTGACAACGGAGAAGAAGAGACTAAGTTATGGACTAATGGAAATCTTTTGGGACTGAAGCCATCGAAGCCGGAGATTGTAGAGGAAACTATCAGAGAGACTGATGCTGAAACCTTGCAAGAGCCCTTGAGAGAAGCTAACAAGGCTGCTTTTGACTGGTTTACTTCATCTCCTCAACTTGATCACATGAAAGTATCTTTCACTCCCTCAGAAACCTTGCCGAGTTCCGTACTGAAGCTGAAACTCCCAGATGAATATACGTTTTCGTCCTTTCAGTTGGTGCCAGAGACTACTGCTGATGCTGCTTCACTTCCTGATTCTGATTCAGACAAGGATACTTTCTGTAGAACCTCTTCTTACGTTTCAGAAAACAGTGATAACCACTCTGTGTCAATCTCTGAGCAGCAGTCagaagatgaaagaaaaagCCAACAAGAGCTTTATGATGATTCTTTCCAAAGAATCAATGCTGAAGCTTCTGCTCTCTCAGCTCCATCTTCAGAGTTTGAAACATCAGATGGTTACTTAGCTGGAAAGATCTCTTACCTCCAGAATCCAGCTGAGCCTTTACCCCCACCTCTCCCTCCGTTACAGTGGATGGTTTCTAAGATACCATCAGGGAGATTCGAGGATAACAACAAGCAGTCTTTTAAGGACACTCTCACACGCGCATTGGAACAGGGAAGTTCTTTATCTACAGCCAAGAAAGAAGAATCAAACAATGTGGTTGCTTATGATCCTAAACCAGATAACAATAAACAGTCTTTTAAGGACACTCTCACACGCGCACTGGAGCAGAGAGATTCTTTATCTACGGCCAAGAAAGAAGAATCAAACAGAGTCATTGCTTATGATCCTAAACCAGATAACAACAAGCAGTCTTTTAAGGATGCTCTCACACGTGCATTGGAGCAGAGAGGTTCTTTATCTACAGTCAAGAAAGATGCTCCTAAACCATATAACAAC AAGAACAATGTGAGGGACTGTAAGCAAGGTAATGGTAACGCAAAAGAGACAGAAGCTGAAGACTTCTTACATCAAATCCGAACAAAA CAATTTACCTTGAGACGTGTGGTCACAGCAAAGGCATCATCATCTGTAGCTACGATGAACACCAACTTCAGCACGATTTTAGAGAAGGCAAACTCCATCAGACAG GCTGTTGCAAGCGACGATGGAGATGGCGAAAGCGATACATGGAGCGATAGCGACACATGA